Proteins co-encoded in one Carcharodon carcharias isolate sCarCar2 chromosome 7, sCarCar2.pri, whole genome shotgun sequence genomic window:
- the card19 gene encoding caspase recruitment domain family, member 19 isoform X3: MSDYCKRLEKDEQFLTKEGTLNEKLVDKIVLHLYRIYPQILNNAEAEMFRNVNTPVSARVSELLLHLQNKNNRACKEFYNALETNDAQIYQNLPSKCLAKTTGSVGVNMDTYSREKYILNDRGPVFFLACFSVAAGLAFLLYYCKEDTKFENAAKKIIGFSSLGVGRRARRYLLAYFEDQSKRN; the protein is encoded by the exons ACTACTGCAAGCGGCTGGAAAAGGATGAACAGTTTCTGACGAAGGAAGGTACGCTCAATGAGAAACTGGTGGACAAAATCGTTCTTCACCTCTACAGAATCTATCCCCAAATTCTGAATAATGCAGAAGCTGAAATG TTCCGAAATGTAAACACTCCAGTGAGTGCAAGAGTATCTGAGCTCCTCCTACATCTGCAGAACAAGAACAACAGAGCCTGTAAGGAATTTTACAATGCTTTAGAGACAAATGATGCACAGATATATCAAAACCTGCCAAGCAAATGTCTGGCCA AAACAACAGGATCAGTGGGAGTTAACATGGATACCTACAGTAGGGAGAAATACATACTCAATGACAGGg GTCCTGTGTTTTTTCTGGCTTGCTTTAGTGTGGCAGCAGGATTGGCTTTCCTTCTGTATTACTGCAAAGAAG ATACTAAATTTGAAAATGCTGCAAAGAAGATCATAGGATTCTCTTCTCTTGGTGTTGGAAGACGAGCTAGAAGGTACTTGTTAGCGTACTTTGAAGACCAGTCAAAGAGGAACTAA